In Luteimonas viscosa, the following proteins share a genomic window:
- a CDS encoding type IV pilus secretin PilQ: protein MIVTKVRNPQPTRQAVTVQTLAIGLFAGLLSASAAAGAPAVRGHAPGLLAIAQVASADPAKQVPGVVSVSAVDFKRGDGGAGKLILRFDGDGANPDLRTQGSSVIVNIGNATLPAALQRPLNVTDFATPVQRIDARQGGEGAQLVLSAQGNFESMAYQTGRDYVVEIVPRTSTAPDRAVGASSPEAVASTSQASAARTYSGRPVTFNFQDVPVRTVLQLIAEESNLNIVASDTVTGNVTLRLINVPWDQALDIVLQARQLDKRRSGNVVWVAPQVEIASFEKAKEDARLELEDRAEMVTEYIPISYGNAEDIAKLLTEESKNSMGSGGGGGGSQGQQESRGFLSRRGSLSFDRRTNTLLVIDIPQRVSEIKRLVTMLDKPVDQVVIEARIVIATESFARDLGAKFGVSGSKDRASWGGELTGSGATSSGLNFSAPAGTGAGSLAFTILGNTIDWAVELSALQEEERGEVVSNPRIVTSNQKEAIIRQGQEVGYLTVTGGQSNSIPTVEFKDVLLELKVTPTITNDGRVFLNMALKKDEIEGFVSVGDGLGSVPQINKREITTAVLVEDGQTVSIGGVYEFRNRNELSKVPFLGDLPIIGNLFKRRGRNDEKAELLIFVTPKVLRVAQR from the coding sequence ATGATCGTCACCAAAGTGCGTAATCCGCAACCGACCCGGCAGGCCGTCACGGTCCAGACGCTGGCGATCGGCCTCTTCGCAGGCCTGCTGTCGGCTTCCGCAGCGGCAGGTGCGCCGGCCGTGCGCGGGCACGCCCCCGGGCTGCTGGCGATCGCGCAGGTCGCGTCCGCGGATCCCGCCAAGCAGGTTCCCGGTGTCGTCTCGGTCTCGGCCGTGGACTTCAAGCGCGGCGACGGCGGTGCCGGCAAGCTGATCCTGCGCTTCGACGGCGACGGCGCGAACCCCGACCTGCGGACCCAGGGATCCAGCGTCATCGTCAACATCGGCAACGCCACGTTGCCGGCTGCGCTGCAGCGACCGCTGAACGTCACCGACTTCGCCACGCCGGTCCAGCGCATCGACGCCCGCCAGGGCGGCGAGGGTGCGCAACTGGTGCTGAGCGCGCAGGGCAACTTCGAGTCGATGGCCTACCAGACCGGTCGCGACTACGTGGTCGAGATCGTGCCGCGTACCTCGACCGCCCCGGATCGTGCCGTCGGTGCCAGCAGTCCAGAGGCGGTCGCATCGACCTCGCAGGCGTCTGCAGCACGTACCTACAGCGGTCGCCCGGTCACGTTCAACTTCCAGGACGTGCCGGTGCGCACCGTGCTGCAGCTGATCGCCGAGGAATCCAACCTCAACATCGTCGCCAGCGATACGGTGACCGGCAACGTGACGCTGCGCCTGATCAATGTGCCCTGGGACCAGGCGCTCGACATCGTCCTGCAGGCGCGCCAGCTCGACAAGCGCCGCAGCGGCAACGTGGTCTGGGTGGCCCCCCAAGTCGAGATCGCAAGCTTCGAGAAGGCGAAGGAAGATGCGCGCCTCGAGCTGGAAGACCGCGCCGAAATGGTCACGGAGTACATCCCGATCAGCTATGGCAACGCAGAAGACATCGCCAAGCTGTTGACCGAGGAGAGCAAGAACAGCATGGGCAGCGGTGGTGGTGGCGGCGGAAGCCAGGGCCAGCAGGAAAGCCGGGGGTTCCTGTCCCGACGCGGCAGCCTGAGCTTCGACCGTCGTACCAATACGCTGCTCGTGATCGACATTCCGCAGCGCGTGTCCGAGATCAAGCGACTCGTCACCATGCTCGACAAGCCGGTGGACCAGGTTGTCATCGAAGCCCGCATCGTGATCGCGACAGAGAGCTTCGCTCGTGACCTCGGTGCGAAGTTCGGCGTCTCGGGCTCGAAGGATCGTGCTTCGTGGGGCGGAGAGCTTACAGGGTCAGGTGCGACTTCCAGTGGATTGAACTTCTCCGCACCTGCCGGCACCGGAGCCGGGTCACTGGCATTCACCATTCTCGGCAATACGATCGACTGGGCTGTCGAACTGTCGGCGCTCCAGGAGGAGGAACGGGGCGAGGTTGTCTCGAATCCACGGATTGTCACAAGCAACCAGAAGGAGGCGATTATCCGCCAGGGGCAGGAGGTGGGTTACCTGACCGTCACTGGTGGTCAGAGCAACAGCATTCCGACGGTGGAGTTCAAGGACGTGCTGCTCGAACTCAAGGTCACCCCGACGATCACCAACGACGGGCGCGTGTTCCTGAACATGGCACTGAAGAAGGACGAGATTGAGGGCTTTGTTTCCGTTGGTGATGGCCTTGGTTCTGTTCCACAGATCAACAAGCGCGAGATCACGACAGCTGTTCTTGTCGAAGACGGGCAGACGGTGTCGATTGGTGGCGTGTACGAGTTCCGCAACCGAAACGAGCTATCAAAGGTCCCGTTCCTGGGCGATCTGCCGATCATCGGCAACTTGTTCAAGCGGCGCGGCCGGAACGACGAAAAGGCTGAGTTGCTGATCTTCGTCACACCCAAGGTGTTGCGCGTCGCCCAGCGCTGA
- a CDS encoding DUF4381 family protein has translation MAAAGWSPVTPVELPLRDVHAPVAPPWWPPAPGWWIVGAGLLVVVVALAWWSLRRRHRRRAAERLFDEAVSSAPTLPARVAAMSELLRRAARRVDADAATRAGDDWLQLLDRGMPNAVFTDGPGALLRDGAFRADVDAEAVEALRMVARARFLEWMERRG, from the coding sequence GTGGCTGCCGCAGGTTGGTCGCCGGTGACGCCGGTCGAACTGCCGCTGCGCGACGTGCATGCGCCGGTGGCACCGCCGTGGTGGCCGCCGGCGCCGGGCTGGTGGATCGTGGGCGCAGGATTGCTGGTGGTCGTCGTCGCACTGGCTTGGTGGTCCCTGCGTCGCCGGCACCGGCGGCGGGCGGCAGAACGCCTGTTCGACGAGGCGGTCTCCTCGGCGCCGACGCTTCCGGCGCGGGTCGCGGCGATGTCGGAATTGCTTCGACGGGCCGCGCGCCGCGTCGATGCGGATGCCGCCACGCGCGCGGGCGACGACTGGCTGCAACTGCTCGATCGTGGAATGCCGAACGCCGTTTTCACCGACGGGCCCGGCGCCCTGCTGCGCGATGGTGCCTTCCGTGCCGATGTCGACGCGGAGGCGGTCGAAGCGTTGCGCATGGTCGCGCGAGCGCGCTTCCTCGAGTGGATGGAGCGGCGCGGATGA
- a CDS encoding AAA family ATPase, translated as MDSSRDDIPRLHAAFAALRLDLAGEIVGQAALVERLLVALLADGHLLVEGAPGLAKTTAIRALAARVEADFARVQFTPDLLPADLTGTEIWRPQDARFEFVPGPIFHSLLLADEINRAPAKVQSALLEAMGERQVTVGRQTYALPPLFLVMATQNPIEQEGTFPLPEAQLDRFLMHVRIGYPEIDTETEILRLARERARAALQPVARTFAPMPQADVFAARAAVLDLHVAPAVERYLVELVLASRDAARYDAALARRIAWGASPRGSIALERCARAHAWLAGRDFVTPDDVRAVAPDVLRHRVLPSYEATAEGWDGDRLVAELLAKVPLP; from the coding sequence ATGGACAGCTCCCGCGACGACATTCCCCGCCTGCACGCCGCATTCGCCGCGCTTCGCCTGGATCTGGCGGGCGAGATCGTCGGCCAGGCGGCCCTGGTCGAACGCCTGCTGGTCGCCCTGCTCGCCGACGGCCACCTGCTGGTGGAAGGCGCGCCCGGGCTGGCGAAGACGACCGCCATCCGCGCGCTGGCCGCCCGGGTCGAGGCCGACTTCGCCCGCGTGCAGTTCACGCCCGACCTGCTGCCGGCCGACCTCACCGGCACCGAGATCTGGCGACCGCAGGACGCGCGGTTCGAATTCGTGCCCGGGCCGATCTTCCATTCGCTGCTGCTCGCCGACGAGATCAACCGCGCACCGGCCAAGGTCCAGTCGGCCCTGCTCGAAGCGATGGGCGAGCGCCAGGTCACCGTGGGCCGCCAGACCTACGCGCTGCCGCCGCTGTTCCTGGTGATGGCGACCCAGAATCCGATCGAGCAGGAAGGCACCTTCCCGCTGCCGGAAGCGCAACTCGATCGCTTCCTGATGCACGTGCGCATCGGCTACCCCGAGATCGACACCGAAACCGAGATCCTGCGGCTCGCCCGCGAACGCGCACGCGCCGCGCTGCAGCCGGTGGCGCGGACCTTCGCGCCGATGCCGCAGGCCGACGTGTTCGCGGCCCGCGCGGCGGTCCTCGACCTGCATGTCGCGCCCGCGGTGGAGCGCTATCTGGTGGAGCTGGTGCTGGCTTCGCGCGACGCGGCCCGCTACGACGCGGCGCTGGCGCGGCGCATCGCCTGGGGCGCGAGTCCGCGCGGTTCGATCGCGCTGGAACGCTGCGCGCGCGCGCATGCCTGGCTGGCGGGACGCGATTTCGTCACCCCGGACGACGTGCGCGCAGTGGCGCCGGACGTGTTGCGCCACCGCGTGCTGCCCAGCTACGAAGCCACCGCCGAGGGGTGGGACGGCGATCGGCTGGTGGCGGAGCTGCTGGCGAAGGTGCCGCTGCCGTGA
- a CDS encoding pilus assembly protein PilP, protein MRRTSNTTGTIAACVLVLALAGCVRGITSTPGEAPNLEEWVANVKARPAPPLDPLPVMQQFETFEYAAQDLRDPFSAVFSDDGSGSGPRPDSNRRKQTLEQFPLDSLDMVGTLHTGPGMVALVMAPDKVTYRVSAGVYMGQNDGRVTSVHEDRIDLVELVPDGAGGWLERPASVALEDN, encoded by the coding sequence ATGCGCAGGACGTCGAATACCACCGGGACGATCGCGGCATGCGTGCTGGTCCTGGCGCTCGCAGGTTGCGTGCGCGGAATCACCAGTACGCCAGGCGAGGCACCGAACCTCGAGGAGTGGGTCGCCAACGTGAAGGCGCGTCCAGCGCCACCGCTCGACCCGCTGCCGGTCATGCAACAGTTCGAGACCTTCGAGTACGCGGCGCAGGATCTTCGCGATCCCTTCAGCGCCGTGTTCAGCGACGACGGCAGCGGCAGCGGTCCGAGGCCGGATTCCAACCGCCGCAAGCAGACGCTCGAGCAGTTCCCGCTGGACAGCCTCGACATGGTGGGCACGCTGCATACCGGGCCGGGCATGGTCGCGCTGGTGATGGCGCCCGACAAGGTGACCTATCGCGTGTCGGCCGGCGTCTACATGGGCCAGAACGACGGCCGGGTGACCAGCGTGCATGAAGATAGAATCGATCTCGTCGAACTCGTGCCGGATGGCGCTGGCGGCTGGCTGGAACGGCCGGCTTCGGTTGCGCTCGAAGACAATTGA
- a CDS encoding DUF58 domain-containing protein: MAFPASGNRARQAAVVPPGTDGIVPTLSELVALRGVAQARHVPRRGRLGISGPAPSMQRGRGMEYAESREYAQGDDARHIDWRLTARSGRMHTKLFHAERERLSLIVADTSPELFFGTRVRFKSVQAARAGAVAAWAALRDGDRIAALRGGGTDALVPPAGGPRGVLRVLDALVRWYARPPGDDAGLSVALDRARRLLRPGARLLVLADAGSVARVPVETWPSLTGHHEVVVVLIDDPIERAPPAQRLPLLSAGRRIEPDLASASQRRRWEAAFPGAALQAAETLRARGVRVEMLSADAPSQSWLPQVGRR, translated from the coding sequence ATGGCCTTTCCCGCATCCGGAAACCGCGCGCGACAGGCCGCAGTCGTGCCTCCCGGCACGGACGGCATCGTGCCGACCCTGTCCGAACTCGTCGCACTGCGTGGCGTGGCGCAGGCGCGGCACGTCCCCCGGCGCGGCCGCCTCGGGATCAGCGGCCCGGCGCCGTCGATGCAGCGCGGTCGCGGCATGGAATATGCCGAATCGCGCGAATACGCGCAGGGCGACGATGCGCGCCACATCGACTGGCGCCTGACCGCCCGCAGCGGACGCATGCATACCAAGCTGTTCCACGCCGAGCGCGAACGGCTGAGCCTGATCGTGGCGGACACTTCGCCGGAGCTGTTCTTCGGCACCCGGGTACGCTTCAAGTCCGTCCAGGCCGCGCGCGCGGGCGCGGTCGCTGCGTGGGCGGCGCTGCGCGATGGCGACCGGATCGCGGCGCTGCGTGGTGGTGGTACCGATGCGCTGGTGCCTCCTGCCGGCGGGCCGCGTGGCGTGCTGCGCGTGCTCGATGCCCTGGTGCGCTGGTACGCCAGGCCACCCGGCGACGATGCCGGGCTGTCCGTCGCGCTCGACCGGGCGCGACGGCTGCTGCGCCCCGGCGCGAGGCTGCTGGTGCTGGCAGACGCCGGCAGCGTCGCCCGGGTGCCGGTGGAGACCTGGCCCTCGCTCACCGGCCACCACGAGGTGGTGGTGGTGCTGATCGACGACCCGATCGAGCGCGCACCGCCCGCGCAGCGACTGCCGCTGCTCAGTGCGGGCCGCCGCATCGAGCCCGACCTGGCATCCGCCAGCCAGCGCCGGCGCTGGGAAGCGGCCTTTCCGGGCGCGGCGCTGCAGGCCGCGGAAACGCTGCGCGCGCGGGGTGTCCGGGTCGAAATGCTGTCGGCCGACGCGCCGAGCCAGTCGTGGCTGCCGCAGGTTGGTCGCCGGTGA
- a CDS encoding type 4a pilus biogenesis protein PilO produces MNKKKVSLRELDFNNMGAWPREYKIGFCVLIGLLIFGLLWYLVTRPKGTELKGLERTESELRADFEEKQGRAANLEPLKQQLVQMEQQLQQMLRQLPSRTEMPALINDISQTALATGISNELFKPGPEAPKEFYAEKPIELKMVGTYHQFGAFVSGVASLPRVVIMTMHDISLRPRGASGDAPAAIGPNSSLELAGTVKTYRYLDEEEAAAQEEAAAAAAGGAR; encoded by the coding sequence GTGAACAAGAAGAAGGTTTCGCTGCGTGAGCTCGACTTCAACAACATGGGCGCGTGGCCGCGCGAGTACAAGATCGGCTTCTGCGTGCTGATCGGCCTGCTGATCTTCGGCCTGCTCTGGTACCTGGTGACGCGACCGAAGGGAACGGAACTCAAGGGGCTGGAGCGCACCGAATCCGAGCTCCGGGCCGATTTCGAGGAGAAGCAGGGGCGGGCCGCCAACCTCGAGCCGCTCAAGCAGCAACTGGTGCAGATGGAGCAGCAGCTGCAGCAGATGCTGCGGCAGCTGCCCAGCCGCACGGAGATGCCCGCGCTGATCAACGACATTTCACAGACCGCGCTGGCCACGGGTATCAGCAACGAGCTGTTCAAGCCGGGTCCGGAGGCGCCCAAGGAGTTCTACGCCGAGAAGCCGATCGAACTGAAGATGGTGGGGACCTATCACCAGTTCGGCGCGTTCGTCAGCGGCGTGGCTTCGCTGCCGCGGGTGGTGATCATGACGATGCACGACATTTCGCTGCGTCCGCGTGGCGCGAGCGGCGACGCACCGGCGGCGATCGGGCCCAATTCGAGCCTGGAGCTCGCGGGCACGGTCAAGACCTATCGCTATCTCGACGAAGAAGAGGCCGCCGCTCAGGAAGAGGCCGCGGCCGCGGCTGCCGGGGGGGCACGCTGA
- a CDS encoding pilus assembly protein PilM, with translation MGLITKSQAPLVGVDISSTAVKLLQLSRSGDRYRVEHYAVEPLPPNAVVEKNIVEVEAVGEAIRRAVSRSGTKAKFAAAAVSGSAVITKIIPMPADLDDDDMESQVELEAINYIPYPIEEVNLDFEVLGGMPGNTEMVQVLLAASRSENVEMRASALELGGLTAKVVDVEAFAIENAFGLLANTLNIPRDGIVALVDVGATMTTLNILRNGRSLYAREQVFGGKQLTDEVMRRYGLSYEEAGLAKRQGGLPESYEIEVLEPFKEALVQQISRLLQFFYAGSEFNRVDQIVLAGGCASIPGIAEMVEEQLGVQTVIANPLAQMTLGSRVQAHALAQDAPALMIACGLALRSFD, from the coding sequence GTGGGGCTGATCACAAAAAGTCAAGCACCGCTTGTCGGCGTCGACATTAGTTCGACCGCGGTCAAGCTGCTGCAGTTGTCGCGCTCCGGGGACCGCTATCGGGTCGAGCATTACGCCGTCGAGCCCCTGCCGCCCAATGCGGTGGTGGAGAAGAACATCGTCGAGGTCGAGGCGGTGGGCGAGGCGATCAGGCGCGCGGTCTCGCGTTCGGGCACCAAGGCGAAGTTCGCGGCTGCCGCGGTTTCCGGCTCGGCGGTCATCACCAAGATCATCCCGATGCCGGCCGACCTCGACGACGACGACATGGAATCCCAGGTCGAACTCGAGGCGATCAACTACATCCCGTACCCGATCGAGGAAGTGAACCTCGATTTCGAGGTGCTGGGCGGCATGCCCGGCAACACCGAGATGGTGCAGGTACTGCTGGCGGCATCGCGCTCGGAGAATGTCGAGATGCGCGCCTCCGCGCTCGAGCTCGGCGGCCTGACCGCGAAAGTCGTCGACGTCGAGGCCTTCGCGATCGAGAACGCGTTCGGCCTGCTCGCGAACACGCTCAACATCCCGCGCGACGGGATCGTCGCCCTGGTGGATGTCGGCGCGACCATGACCACGCTCAACATCCTGCGCAACGGACGCAGCCTGTATGCGCGCGAACAGGTGTTCGGCGGCAAGCAGCTGACCGACGAGGTCATGCGCCGCTACGGGCTGAGCTACGAGGAGGCGGGCCTGGCCAAGCGCCAGGGCGGCCTGCCCGAGAGTTACGAGATCGAGGTGCTCGAGCCGTTCAAGGAGGCCCTGGTCCAGCAGATCAGCCGCCTGCTGCAGTTCTTCTACGCCGGCAGCGAGTTCAACCGGGTCGACCAGATCGTGCTGGCGGGCGGTTGCGCCTCGATCCCCGGCATCGCCGAGATGGTCGAGGAGCAGCTCGGCGTGCAGACCGTCATCGCCAATCCGCTGGCGCAGATGACCCTCGGCTCGCGGGTGCAGGCACATGCGCTCGCGCAGGACGCCCCGGCCCTGATGATCGCCTGCGGCCTGGCCCTGAGGAGCTTCGACTGA
- a CDS encoding PilN domain-containing protein encodes MARINLLPWRAERRKQRQKDFGVMLALAALAGLALWFLFNMYYNAQISGQQERNAYLEAQIAEVDTKIVEIDELDRQRARLLARKEVIEQLQANRSQMVHLFDSLVRTIPDGVILTTIKQEGEKLTLEGRSQSNSRVSTYMRNLEGSGWMTKPDLSIIEARDGVAGLPYSFSLSVQLANPNAPKDEDGDGIPDPVPPVNAEPAAPADAPADAAAASAAPAAEALADEPAAEPAAEPAATTAPAEGAAQ; translated from the coding sequence ATGGCCCGGATCAACCTACTCCCGTGGCGCGCCGAGCGCCGCAAGCAGCGCCAGAAGGACTTCGGCGTGATGCTGGCGCTGGCGGCCCTGGCCGGTCTGGCGCTGTGGTTCCTGTTCAACATGTACTACAACGCGCAGATCTCCGGGCAGCAGGAGCGCAACGCCTACCTGGAAGCGCAGATCGCCGAGGTCGACACCAAGATCGTCGAGATCGACGAACTCGACCGGCAGCGGGCACGGCTGCTGGCGCGCAAGGAGGTGATCGAACAGCTGCAGGCCAACCGCTCGCAGATGGTCCACCTGTTCGATTCGCTGGTGCGCACCATTCCCGACGGCGTGATCCTGACGACGATCAAGCAGGAAGGCGAGAAGCTGACGCTGGAGGGGCGCTCGCAGTCCAACTCGCGCGTCAGCACCTACATGCGCAATCTCGAGGGTTCGGGCTGGATGACCAAGCCGGACCTGTCGATCATCGAGGCGCGCGACGGCGTCGCCGGCCTGCCGTACAGCTTCAGCCTGTCGGTCCAGCTGGCCAACCCCAACGCGCCGAAGGACGAGGATGGCGACGGCATCCCCGACCCGGTGCCTCCGGTCAATGCCGAGCCGGCGGCGCCGGCCGATGCGCCTGCCGATGCGGCGGCGGCTTCGGCCGCTCCGGCCGCTGAAGCGCTCGCGGATGAGCCTGCGGCCGAACCTGCCGCGGAGCCTGCGGCGACGACTGCGCCTGCCGAAGGAGCTGCCCAGTGA